The DNA segment GTCTGGCGAAGCGAGGCTGACCAGCATGCCGCTGGAAGTGATCATCGCGACGGTGCTCGAGCCCTGAGCGATCTTCAAAACGGCCGAGATACCGAAGCCAAGGAACAGAATCAACAGCTTCGCCGACGAAGCTTCCGAGCCGATCGGGAAGAGGTGCTGAATTGCTTCTCCCACGTTAGCCACCGTCAGCATGGCACCAAACGCACCACCAGCCGCGGTGATCAAGATGATCAAGCCACCACTCATCAGCGAGACTTCCACCGACGAAGCCAATTCTTTGAGTGACAACGAACGCTGCATCGCGAGCGTCCACATGGCAATTACGGCCGAGATCAACAGGGCGAAGTTCGGATCGCCCAGCATCGACGTGACATTCGCTGCTTTCCTTGTTGCCGTTTCCCATTCGTAGCGAGCGAGAGTTTCTGGTTCATAGGCCGATTCCAACACTTCTCGGTTCATGCGTTCGGCAGTCACCGGGGCCATTCGCGCGGGGTTCGAGCGAGCCAGCGAGCTTGCCGTGCCTGAGAGCTTGATCCCCAGGAACGCATCGGGATTCTTCGGGAAGCCTTTATCAAGCAGCAAGTAGCGATTCAGCCCGGCACGGACTTCTTCCTGTTCTTCTCCATTGAGATCGCCGGACTGAAGCATCAGTTCCGCGATGCGTGCTCGTTCGGCATCGACGCCATCGCCTTGAATCGTTGCGATGACATGCTTGCCGAAGTTGGTTTCATCTTCCGCGGCCATGTCTTGCTGGATGCGATCGCGGAACGTTCCCCAGTCCACGATGTCGCCCGGCCGAAGCTGGGCTGCCCGCTCGGCATCAGCCATGGTTGTTAAGACCGTATTGGTCGAGATCAGCAGCACCGGTAGTAGAACCGGAGCGAGCGAAAGCCAAAGCGAAGGAAGCTTGTCGTCAGGAATTGCTTCTGGTTCTGGCTCGTTCCCCAAGGGACGCATTTCCAGCGGCATCAAACGATTCATCAGCGACGAAAACCACAGCCCAGCACAAGCTGCTGGAAAAGCGATCGCCGCACCGACCAGGATCATCAATCCTTTGTCGACGTTCAATTGATCCGCCACGACCAGCGGGCCTGGGGTTGGTGGAACCAAGGTATGCGTGATGCAACCACCAGTGGCGATCGCCATGATGTACAGCAGATAGTTCTTCTTGGTCTTGCGAAACATCGATCGGCCCAGCGGCACGAGCAGATAAAAAACCGTGTCAAAGAAGACGGGAACCGCCAGAACAAAACCGCTGCCCATCAGCGCGACTGGCGAACGCTTTTCGCCGAATATCGCCATGAAGGTGCGAACCACTCGGTCGGCAGCGCCACTATCTAACATGCATTTCCCAATGATCGCAGCCAATGCGATCACGATCCCCACGCCGCCAGCCGTTCCACCGAACGTAGAGGCGACACGCGAGAACTTGTCTTGAATCGCGCCGTCGGCCATTAGACTGACGACCATCGCAGCGGTAATCAGCGCGAGGAAGGCGTTTGCCTTGCAGAAAATGATCAGGCCCAACACCGTGACCATGCCCACCAGCAGGCAAAGAAGCGAATACTGATCGGCGGTAATCACCGACTGACCGAAAAAGCAGATATCAAACGGAATCATTCCGGAGGGCTCAAATCGCGGGGCAGGGGAGGGGAGTCACACGAAAAGCTTTCTTTTCTACAAGAAAGAGTTGGGTTGAAGATGCCATAACTCGATGGCAAAAACAAGTCTTCCCCTGCATTTCGGTGGTACGATGATCGCAATATGGCCAACT comes from the Bremerella sp. JC817 genome and includes:
- a CDS encoding SLC13 family permease, which encodes MIPFDICFFGQSVITADQYSLLCLLVGMVTVLGLIIFCKANAFLALITAAMVVSLMADGAIQDKFSRVASTFGGTAGGVGIVIALAAIIGKCMLDSGAADRVVRTFMAIFGEKRSPVALMGSGFVLAVPVFFDTVFYLLVPLGRSMFRKTKKNYLLYIMAIATGGCITHTLVPPTPGPLVVADQLNVDKGLMILVGAAIAFPAACAGLWFSSLMNRLMPLEMRPLGNEPEPEAIPDDKLPSLWLSLAPVLLPVLLISTNTVLTTMADAERAAQLRPGDIVDWGTFRDRIQQDMAAEDETNFGKHVIATIQGDGVDAERARIAELMLQSGDLNGEEQEEVRAGLNRYLLLDKGFPKNPDAFLGIKLSGTASSLARSNPARMAPVTAERMNREVLESAYEPETLARYEWETATRKAANVTSMLGDPNFALLISAVIAMWTLAMQRSLSLKELASSVEVSLMSGGLIILITAAGGAFGAMLTVANVGEAIQHLFPIGSEASSAKLLILFLGFGISAVLKIAQGSSTVAMITSSGMLVSLASPDVLGYHPVYLAVSVGAGSLIGSWMNDSGFWIFAKMGGLTEVEALKSWTPLLLVLGTTSFLCAVLMALVLPLV